In Ascaphus truei isolate aAscTru1 chromosome 21, aAscTru1.hap1, whole genome shotgun sequence, one DNA window encodes the following:
- the TRIM32 gene encoding E3 ubiquitin-protein ligase TRIM32: protein MAAAQSLNVDALREVLECPICMETYTEEQLRPKLLHCGHTICRLCLEKLLANTINGVRCPFCSRVTRIANLTQLSDNLTVLKIIDTAELGQAVTGLMCKVCGRRLPRHFCQSCAVVLCEVCREADHTQAGHLVVSLREAAEERRRVLEGRLASLKQRMQDLQKRKASLEGLSSHMKCKYKSVLQEYSKEEYRVQEELARTRKFFTSSLSEVEKLNSQVLDEQAYLLNITEVQVVSRCDYLLLKIKQPDTALMEESLEDEEPELVADLSPELTLQDVEFLKVGPAGPVQVGQVVKKPYLVNVQEPLPEASAFPLVTCNDIEAQPEEVTCVPSCPSPPLAKLPEPASNLQQCQFLRKMGSKGAMPGMFNLPVSLHVTALGEVLVADRGNFRIQVFNRKGFLRDIRRSPTGIDTFVLSFLGADLPNLIPLSVTMNCHGLIGVTDNYDNSVKVYTMEGHCIACHRSQLSKPWGIAAMPSGQFVVTDVEGGKLWCLTVDRSLGVVKFSRLCSAVRPKFVTCDQEGTVYFTQGLGLNLENRQYEHHLEGGFSIGSVGADGQLGRQISHFFSENEDFRCIAGMCVGSRGDLIVADSGRKEILHFPKGGGYSVLIREGLTCPVGVSVTPKGQLLVLDCWDHCIKIYSYNVRRYSTPS from the coding sequence ATGGCTGCTGCCCAGTCTCTGAACGTGGACGCTCTGCGAGAGGTGCTCGAGTGTCCCATATGTATGGAGACATACACAGAAGAGCAGCTGAGACCCAAGCTTTTGCACTGTGGCCACACCATATGCAGGCTATGCCTTGAGAAGCTCTTGGCGAACACAATCAATGGCGTGCGCTGCCCCTTCTGCAGCCGGGTTACCCGCATCGCCAATCTGACTCAGTTGTCCGATAATTTGACTGTACTGAAGATCATTGACACTGCAGAGCTGGGCCAGGCGGTCACCGGGCTGATGTGCAAGGTGTGCGGCCGCAGGCTCCCACGGCACTTCTGTCAGAGCTGTGCCGTGGTGCTATGCGAGGTCTGCAGAGAAGCAGACCACACCCAGGCAGGACACCTCGTAGTTTCCCTGCGGGAGGCTGCAGAAGAGCGCAGACGAGTGCTGGAGGGGAGGCTCGCAAGTCTCAAACAACGAATGCAGGACTTGCAGAAGAGAAAGGCCTCCTTGGAAGGCCTCTCTTCCCATATGAAGTGCAAGTACAAATCGGTCCTACAAGAATACAGCAAGGAAGAGTATCGGGTGCAAGAGGAACTTGCACGCACACGCAAGTTCTTCACGTCCTCTCTATCTGAAGTAGAAAAACTAAACAGCCAGGTGCTGGATGAACAAGCCTACCTGCTGAACATCACTGAGGTACAAGTGGTATCCAGGTGCGACTACCTCCTGCTAAAAATAAAGCAGCCAGATACAGCCCTCATGGAAGAGTCTTTGGAGGACGAGGAACCTGAACTTGTAGCCGATCTGTCTCCAGAACTCACGCTGCAGGATGTAGAGTTCCTCAAAGTGGGACCTGCAGGGCCCGTGCAAGTGGGTCAAGTGGTCAAGAAGCCGTATCTGGTGAATGTACAGGAACCTCTCCCTGAAGCGTCCGCCTTTCCGCTGGTTACATGTAATGACATAGAAGCGCAGCCAGAGGAGGTTACTTGTGTCCCCTCATGCCCCTCGCCTCCCCTTGCCAAGCTGCCTGAGCCAGCTTCCAACTTGCAGCAGTGTCAATTCTTGAGGAAGATGGGCTCCAAGGGCGCCATGCCAGGTATGTTCAACCTCCCAGTCAGCCTGCACGTCACTGCACTTGGGGAAGTGCTCGTGGCTGACAGAGGCAACTTCAGGATCCAGGTCTTTAACAGGAAGGGCTTCTTGAGAGACATCAGACGGAGCCCTACTGGCATTGACACCTTTGTGCTTAGTTTCCTTGGGGCGGATCTGCCAAATTTAATTCCACTTTCAGTCACCATGAACTGCCATGGGCTGATAGGTGTGACGGACAATTACGATAACTCGGTGAAGGTGTATACCATGGAGGGCCACTGTATTGCTTGCCACAGAAGCCAGCTCAGCAAGCCCTGGGGGATTGCGGCCATGCCTTCAGGTCAGTTTGTAGTAACCGATGTGGAAGGGGGGAAGCTGTGGTGCCTGACCGTAGACCGCAGCTTAGGAGTTGTCAAGTTCAGCCGTCTCTGCAGCGCAGTGCGCCCAAAGTTTGTCACCTGTGACCAGGAAGGGACAGTATACTTCACCCAGGGACTAGGACTGAACCTGGAAAACCGTCAGTACGAGCATCATCTGGAGGGTGGATTCTCCATCGGCTCTGTGGGAGCCGACGGCCAGCTGGGGCGCCAGATCAGCCACTTCTTCTCCGAGAACGAGGACTTCCGATGCATTGCGGGGATGTGTGTAGGGTCCCGAGGAGATCTGATAGTCGCTGACAGCGGCCGGAAGGAAATCCTTCATTTTCCTAAAGGAGGTGGCTATAGTGTCTTAATCAGGGAGGGCCTGACGTGTCCAGTAGGGGTGTCCGTTACACCTAAGGGACAATTGTTGGTGCTGGATTGTTGGGATCACTGTATTAAAATATACAGTTACAATGTACGCAGGTATTCCACACCTTCGTGA